A window from Chaetodon trifascialis isolate fChaTrf1 chromosome 5, fChaTrf1.hap1, whole genome shotgun sequence encodes these proteins:
- the med7 gene encoding mediator of RNA polymerase II transcription subunit 7, with protein MGEPQQVSALPPPPMQYIKEYTDENIRKGLAPKPPPPIRDSYMMFGNQFQCDDLIIRPLESQGIERLHPVQFDHKRELKKLNMSILVNFLDLLDILIKSPGSIKREEKLEDLKLLFVHLHHLINEYRPHQARETLRVMMEVQKRQRLETAERFQKHLERVVEMIQGCLASLPDDLPQMECSDGAGDGTRSVSVVAGVACSSGQAPRLKTEPMDVEEAGASCMAAGHQDKSGPTSKRDKIWDKDAAMCSIIDEIA; from the coding sequence ATGGGTGAACCACAGCAGGTTAGTGCCCTGCCTCCCCCACCTATGCAGTACATCAAAGAGtacacagatgaaaacatccGCAAGGGTCTGGCTCCTAAGCCACCTCCACCGATTAGAGACAGCTACATGATGTTTGGCAACCAGTTCCAGTGTGATGACCTCATCATCCGACCTCTGGAGAGCCAAGGCATTGAGAGGCTCCATCCTGTGCAGTTTGACCACAAACGGGAGCTTAAGAAGCTCAACATGTCCATTCTTGTGAACTTTCTAGACCTGCTGGACATCCTCATCAAGAGCCCTGGCAGTATAAAGCGAGAAGAGAAGCTGGAGGATTTAAAGcttctgtttgttcatttgCACCACCTGATAAATGAATACAGGCCACATCAAGCCAGGGAGACACTGAGGGTTATGATGGAGGTGCAGAAGAGACAGAGGCTGGAGACAGCGGAGAGGTTCCAGAAACATCTGGAGAGGGTGGTGGAGATGATCCAGGGGTGCCTCGCCTCCTTACCTGATGACTTGCCACAGATGGAGTGTTCAGATGGTGCTGGTGATGGGACAAGGAGTGTGTCAGTGGTAGCTGGTGTTGCTTGTTCCTCTGGGCAGGCCCCCAGGTTGAAAACTGAACCAATGGATGTAGAGGAAGCAGGTGCCAGCTGTATGGCAGCAGGTCACCAGGACAAGAGTGGCCCTACTTCAAAGAGGGACAAAATATGGGACAAAGACGCTGCCATGTGCAGTATTATTGATGAAATCGCTTAA
- the lonrf4 gene encoding LON peptidase N-terminal domain and RING finger protein 1, with the protein MDLLECPLCLFLMCEPVTMSCGHTFCRRCVGGYLPSKCPSCKEKFKQREVRSMKNNVLLISVVEKCCPDETKMKCHILEKLKANEFTEALRIASEGLNLVPGDQSLKLYRAEANWGLMRFSDALTDLDYLCCLRPNWTEGFFRKGNVLLEMGQQTEALMQFHRCLNLQADFVPAKSQIKKILEAEGMTVPDEVSCILQVVSEYLREPCPITSLSSSQGPNPPEGLKHPHGGEGEGKGRREAHQVKHDSGTECCLSLCQAVSFLPVAEEDEEMMMRKDDVHGRGESSHCREKTLAVLTVSDFECPLCIRLFFEPVTTPCGHTFCKNCIERSLDHNLRCPLCKQPLQEYFKNRKYNPTVLLQDIMSRLFPSQLTERKQVHDAEMAELSNLTKDIPIFVCTVAYPGVPCPLHIFEPRYRLMMRRCMETGTKKFGMCSYEHGKGFADYGCMLEILTLELLPDGRSYVDTVGGSRFRVLKRGQRDGYHTADIEYLEDLKVEGSELELLQHLHDSVYQQAQDWYQRLGSRIREQINRQYGTMPDKEENIQASSNGPAWCWWLLSVLQLDPAYQTTVLSLSSLKDRLGHLRLVLEYFSQS; encoded by the exons ATGGATCTGCTGGAGTGTCCGCTCTGCCTCTTCCTGATGTGCGAGCCGGTGACCATGTCGTGCGGTCACACGTTCTGCCGGAGATGCGTGGGGGGTTACCTCCCGTCCAAATGCCCGTCATGCAAAGAGAAGTTCAAGCAAAGAGAAGTGAGGAGCATGAAGAACAACGTTTTACTCATCAGTGTCGTTGAAAAATGCTGCCCCGACGAGACGAAGATGAAGTGCCATATACTGGAGAAGCTCAAAGCCAACGAGTTCACGGAAGCTTTACGCATCGCCAGTGAGGGGCTAAACTTAG TTCCAGGTGATCAGAGTTTGAAGCTGTACAGAGCCGAAGCTAACTGGGGACTGATGCGTTTCTCTGATGCTCTGACCGACCTCGACTACCTCTGCTGCCTTCGTCCTAACTGGACTGAG GGCTTCTTCCGCAAAGGGAATGTGCTGCTGGAAATGGGTCAGCAGACAGAAGCCCTCATGCAGTTCCACCGTTGCCTAAATCTACAAGCTGACTTTGTTCCTGCAAAGAGCCAGATCAAGAAG ATCCTGGAGGCAGAGGGCATGACAGTGCCGGACGAGGTGTCCTGCATTTTGCAAGTGGTGTCCGAGTACCTGAGAGAGCCCTGCCCCATTACCAGCCTCAGCAGCTCCCAGGGGCCAAATCCCCCCGAGGGCCTCAAACATCCACATgggggtgagggagagggaaaagggaggagagaggcacACCAG GTGAAGCATGACTCGGGCACTGAGTGCTGCCTCAGCCTCTGCCAAGCTGTCTCCTTCCTGCCCGTTGCcgaagaggacgaggagatgatgatgaggaaggaCGATGTGCATGGCAGGG GTGAAAGTAgtcactgcagagagaaaactcTGGCTGTTCTCACTGTGTCAGACTTTGAGTGTCCTCTCTGCATTAG GTTGTTTTTTGAGCCAGTCACCACCCCCTGTGGTCACACCTTCTGTAAAAACTGTATAGAGAGGAGTCTGGACCACAACCTCCGCTGCCCACTCTGCAAACAACCACTACAAGAG TActttaaaaacaggaagtacaACCCCACAGTTCTACTTCAGGATATCATGAGCCGACTTTTCCCCTCACAGCTGACTGAGAGGAAACAGGTCCACGATGCTGAGATGGCTGAACTGTCCAA TCTTACCAAGGACATCCCTATATTTGTTTGCACGGTGGCCTACCCTGGAGTGCCCTGCCCTCTGCACATCTTCGAGCCTCGATATCGGCTGATGATGCGTCGCTGCATGGAGACTGGAACCAAGAAGTTTGGCATGTGCAGCTATGAACACGGGAAGGG TTTTGCAGACTATGGCTGCATGCTGGAGATCCTCACTCTGGAGCTGCTGCCTGATGGACGCTCGTACGTGGACACAGTGGGTGGCAGCAGATTCAGGGTGCTGAAGAGAGGGCAGAGGGATGGCTACCACACGGCTGACATAGAGTACCTGGAGGACCTGAAG GTTGAGGGTAGTGAGCTGGAGCTTTTGCAGCATCTCCATGACAGCGTGTACCAGCAGGCTCAGGACTGGTACCAGCGCCTTGGCAGCCGCATTCGCGAGCAGATCAACAGGCAGTACGGCACCATGCCAGATAAGGAGGAAAACATTCAG GCCTCATCCAATGGTCCAGCCTGGTGCTGGtggctgctctctgtcctccagctggaCCCGGCCTATCAAACCACCGTCCTGTCCCTGAGCTCACTCAAAGACCGCTTGGGACACCTCCGCCTCGTCCTTGAGTATTTCTCTCAGAGCTAG
- the itk gene encoding tyrosine-protein kinase ITK/TSK, translated as MGVCLRAQPTFCRKDVVYQAQQLYAGSSTASLKLSSTVFFFFSVTARCSVSLCKLTATNVSHSVLHAAVTMFPRVILKGTMIKKSQQKKRTSPCNYKERFFVLDTQDLKYSERRPGKKPMMKGCIELYRIKCVEVVCSDVPIPCSYKYPFQVFYDNHYLYIFAPDNDCRQRWVRALKEETKHNNLVAKYHPNFWMDGKWRCCQQTEKLAAGCHVYDPVGSASKKPLPQVPDPEMRPDDTGQMMVIALQDYTPLGDDDLPLRKDQEYILINSTHSDWWAVKNDRGDTGFVPSTYVAEKSGTNFERFEWYNKNITRGEAEDLLMQEGKEGAFMVRDSRQAGVYTVSVFTKAPGSNGEKNPRVKHYQIRQTEAGEATFYLAEKYLFSTIPELIHYHQHNAAGLITRLRHPVSQGGGCSQDIADASKDRWEVDPEELTLGQEIGSGQFGLVLEGRWRDRQVAVKMIREECMSDEEFKEEARVMMRLSHCKLVQLYGVCTQRSPMCLVSEFMENGCLSDYLRAKKGRLSQDAMLGMCLDVSEGMAYLESSNFIHRDLAARNCLVSKNNEVKVSDFGMTRFVLDDQYTSSQCSKFPVKWSAPEVIKYCKFSSKSDVWSFGVLMWEVYNEGRLPYENRSNAEVVESLNSGLRLLKPRLAPDAVHLLMEWCWKEKPEDRPSFALLLHELASISDL; from the exons atggGTGTTTGTTTGCGCGCACAACCCACATTTTGCCGTAAGGATGTGGTTTATCAAGCGCAACAACTTTATGCCGGAAGCTCTACGGCTTCTTTGAAGTTGTcatccactgtttttttttttttttctgtcactgcgAGGtgctcagtctctctctgtaaGCTAACAGCCACCAACGTTTCTCACAGTGTTCTTCATGCTGCCGTTACCATGTTCCCTAGAGTGATTTTGAAGGGAACTATGATTAAAAAAtctcaacagaagaagagaacatCACCATGCAACTACAAAGAGAGGTTTTTTGTACTGGACACCCAAGACCTGAAATATTCTGAACGCCGTCCAGGG AAAAAGCCCATGATGAAAGGTTGCATTGAGCTGTACAGAATCAAGTGTGTGGAGGTTGTGTGTAGTGACGTCCCCATACCATGCAGCTATAAGTACCCTTTTCAG GTTTTTTATGACAATCATTACCTCTACATTTTTGCTCCAGACAATGATTGTCGTCAGAGATGGGTCAGAGCTCTCAAAGAGG AGACAAAGCATAACAATTTGGTAGCAAAATACCACCCAAACttctggatggatggaaaatggaGATGTTGccaacagacagagaaactggCGGCAGGTTGTCATGTATACGACCCAGTGGGTTCTG CGTCTAAAAAGCCACTTCCTCAAGTCCCAGATCCAGAG ATGAGGCCAGATGACACAGGACAGATGATGGTCATCGCTCTGCAAGACTACACGCCACTCGGAGACGATGACTTGCCTCTTCGGAAAGACCAGGAGTACATCCTGATCAACAGCACCCACTCTGACTGGTGGGCCGTAAAGAATGACAGGGG GGACACAGGCTTTGTACCCAGCACTTATGTGGCTGAAAAATCCGGCACCAACTTTGAGAGATTTGA ATGgtacaacaaaaacataaccAGAGGGGAAGCAGAGGATTTGTTAATGCAAGAG GGCAAAGAAGGTGCATTCATGGTACGTGACTCGAGACAAGCAGGAGTCTACACGGTGTCAGTCTTCACCAAAGCACCGGG GTCAAACGGGGAAAAGAATCCGAGAGTGAAACATTATCAAATCAGACAGACCGAGGCAGGAGAGGCCACATTTTACTTGGCAGAGAAGTACCTGTTCAGCACCATTCCTGAGCTCATCCATTACCACCAACACAATGCTGCGG GCCTGATAACGCGTTtgagacatcctgtctctcaaGGTGGAGGCTGCTCCCAGGACATTGCTGATGCCTCAAAAG ATCGGTGGGAGGTGGACCCTGAGGAGCTGACCTTGGGTCAGGAGATAGGCAGCGGTCAGTTTGGCCTGGTGCTGGAGGGCAGATGGAGGGACAGGCAGGTGGCAGTGAAGATGATAAGAGAGGAGTGCATGTCGGACGAGGAATTCAAAGAAGAGGCCAGAGTCATGAT GAGATTGTCTCATTGTAAGCTGGTCCAGCTCTACGGTGTGTGCACCCAGCGTTCTCCCATGTGCCTGGTGTCTGAGTTCATGGAGAACGGCTGTCTGTCTGACTACCTGCGAGCCAAGAAAGGGCGTCTGTCTCAGGATGCGATGTTGGGGATGTGTCTGGATGTCAGTGAGGGGATGGCTTACCTGGAGAGCTCCAACTTCATCCACAGAGATCTG GCTGCCAGGAACTGTCTTGTTTCAAAGAACAATGAGGTCAAGGTATCTGACTTTGGTATGACCAG ATTTGTGCTTGATGATCAGTACACAAGCTCACAGTGCTCCAAGTTCCCTGTCAAGTGGTCGGCCCCAGAGGTCATCAAATACTGCAAGTTCAGCAGCAAGTCCGACGTGTGGTCGTTCG GTGTGCTCATGTGGGAGGTGTATAACGAGGGCCGTCTTCCTTATGAGAACCGCTCTAACGCTGAGGTGGTGGAGTCCCTCAACTCAGGCCTGAGGCTCCTGAAGCCCCGCTTGGCCCCAGACGCTGTCCACCTGCTCATGGAGTGGTGCTGGAAGGAG AAACCAGAAGATCGTCCCTCCTTCGCTCTCCTCCTGCATGAGCTGGCCTCCATCTCAGATCTGTGA